In one window of Toxotes jaculatrix isolate fToxJac2 chromosome 10, fToxJac2.pri, whole genome shotgun sequence DNA:
- the zgc:101583 gene encoding magnesium transporter NIPA2 isoform X1, producing MRTTKRYSLQESRNCMMEVNRLDFYIGLSLAVSSSVFIGASFILKKKGLLRLASKGSMRAGQGGYAYLKEWLWWAGLISMGTGEAANFAAYAFAPATLVTPLGALSVLVSAVLSSYFLNERLNVHGKIGCLLCVLGSTVMVIHAPQEEEVSSLTSMAEKLKDPGFIVFAVCVVGSSLVLIFAVAPRFGQKNVLVYILICSVIGSLSVSCVKGLGIGIKELFAGTAVLKEPLFWSLVICLVICVSVQISYLNKALDIFNTSIVTPIYYVFFTTSVMACSAILFKEWLSMTTDEVVGTISGFLTIILGIFLLHAFKDITFSSDSLPLYLRKGPQGFPWSHQPYVALPSHDSQAEDEIKLPREGGSKAGWGTHQRAP from the exons ATGAGGACCACCAAACGATATTCACTCCAGGAGAGCAGAAATTGTATG ATGGAAGTGAACCGTTTGGACTTCTACATCGGTCTCTCTCTGGCCGTGAGCTCCAGCGTCTTCATCGGTGCCAGTTTCATCCTGAAGAAGAAAGGCCTGCTGCGATTGGCCAGCAAGGGTTCAATGCGAGCAG GTCAAGGGGGGTATGCTTACCTGAAAGAATGGCTGTGGTGGGCAGGACTGATTTCAA TGGGAACTGGAGAGGCGGCCAACTTTGCCGCATATGCATTTGCACCTGCCACACTGGTGACCCCTCTTGGAGCACTGAGTGTACTTGTGAG tgCTGTGCTCTCCTCTTACTTTCTGAACGAGAGGCTGAATGTGCATGGGAAGATTGGTTGTTTACTGTGCGTCTTGGGCTCCACAGTGATGGTTATCCATGCCCCACAGGAAGAGGAGGTTTCTTCCCTTACTTCCATGGCAGAGAAGCTTAAAGACCCAG GTTtcattgtgtttgctgtgtgcgTTGTGGGAAGCAGCCTGGTTCTTATCTTTGCTGTGGCTCCGCGATTTGGACAGAAGAATGTGCTGGTCTACATCCTGatctgctctgtgattggctccctctctgtgtcttgtgTCAAGGGCCTGGGCATTGGCATTAAGGAGCTGTTTGCTGGGACAGCAGTGCTGAAGGAACCCCTGTTCTGGTCCTTAGTCATCTGCCTGGTAATCTGTGTCAGCGTTCAAATCAGTTACCTGAACAAAGCCCTCGACATCTTTAACACCTCCATAGTCACCCCCATCTACTACGTCTTCTTCACTACATCTGTCATGGCCTGCTCAGCTATCCTGTTTAAAGAATGGTTGAGTATGACCACAGACGAAGTAGTGGGAACGATTAGCGGGTTCCTCACCATCATTTTAGGTATCTTCCTTCTCCATGCCTTCAAGGACATCACATTTAGCTCAGATTCTCTCCCACTGTACCTGAGGAAGGGTCCTCAGGGCTTTCCATGGAGCCACCAACCTTATGTGGCTCTTCCCAGTCATGACAGCCAAGCAGAAGATGAGATCAAGCTGCCAAGGGAAGGAGGCTCCAAAGCAGGGTGGGGTACACACCAGAGAGCTCCTTAA
- the timm8a gene encoding mitochondrial import inner membrane translocase subunit Tim8 A, with protein MDGQGATADPQLQQFIEIESQKQRFQQLVHQMADVCWEKCMDKPGPKLDSRTEMCFVNCVERFIDTSQFILNRLEQTQKSRGSFSETMLD; from the exons atggACGGCCAGGGAGCGACAGCCGACCCTCAGCTTCAGCAGTTCATCGAAATCGAGTCTCAAAAACAAAGATTTCAGCAACTGGTGCATCAAATGGCTGATGTTTGCTGG GAGAAATGTATGGATAAGCCCGGGCCAAAGTTGGATTCAAGGACAGAAATGTGCTTCGTTAATTGTGTGGAACGATTTATTGACACCAGCCAGTTCATCCTAAACAGACTGGAACAGACTCAGAAGAGCCGGGGCTCATTCTCTGAGACCATGTTAGACTGA
- the btk gene encoding tyrosine-protein kinase BTK codes for MSDSILEEIFIKRSQQKKKTSPLNYKERWFVLTQEKIAYYDFDPDKGKRKGLRGSVDLEKIKCVESVQPEPNCPVERIYAFQIIYDEGPLYVFAKNEDIRDNWIKKLKEMVRFNKDLMQKYHPCFWVDGVWLCCHQEVKQAMGCKVLDSKNGFTSKPSRRRGSRKPLPPTPTEEKPGRPLPPQPLEPPAPSVGMTVIAEYNYTPMTEQDLELRKDEEYTILEKSDTNWWRARDKYGKEGYIPSNYVVEAESELERFDWYCKNMNRSQAEKLLKTENKDGGFLVRDSSKAGKYTVSLFSKGGGETGGSCRHYNICTTPQGLFYLAEKHNFGTIPELINYHQHNSAGMVSRLKYIVSNRTRPPSTAGLGYGVWEIDPHHLTFIKELGTGQFGVVKYGKWQGVNDVAIKMIKEGSMSEDDFIEEAKTMMKLRHENLVQLYGVCTKQRPIYIVTEFLSNGCLLTYLREGLKQHPTTIQLLEMCKDVSEGMAYLESQQYIHRDLAARNCLVDGNGTVKVTDFGLSRYVLDDEYTSSAGSKFPVRWSPPEVLLYCKFSSKSDIWAYGVLMWEVYTLGRLPYERLNNTEIVDQVSRGLRLYRPQLANEKVYSIMSSCWCEKPDERPTFQELSLTVQDLLYELQ; via the exons ATGTCAGACAGTATATTGGAAGAAATCTTCATTAAAAGATctcagcagaagaagaagacatcCCCTTTGAACTACAAGGAGAGATGGTTTGTTCTCACCCAGGAAAAAATAGCCTACTATGATTTTGATCCCGACAAAGGG AAGCGAAAAGGTTTGAGAGGATCGGTTGACCTGGAGAAGATCAAGTGTGTAGAGAGTGTCCAGCCGGAGCCCAATTGCCCGGTCGAGCGCATTTATGCTTTCCAG ATCATTTATGATGAAGGGCCGTTGTACGTCTTTGCAAAGAATGAAGATATTCGGGATAATTGGATAAAGAAGCTAAAAGAAA TGGTGCGCTTCAACAAGGATCTGATGCAGAAATACCATCCTTGTTTCTGGGTCGATGGGGTGTGGCTGTGCTGCCACCAGGAAGTTAAACAAGCTATGGGTTGCAAAGTGCTGGATAGTAAGAATG GCTTTACATCTAAACCATCTCGGCGAAGGGGATCCAGGAAACCTCTTCCTCCTACCCCAACAGAG GAGAAGCCTGGCCGGCCTTTACCTCCACAGCCTCTTGAGCCACCTGCACCTTCTGTGGGCATGACGGTCATAGCTGAGTATAACTACACACCCATGACAGAACAAGACCTGGAGCTGAGGAAAGATGAGGAGTACACAATCCTCGAGAAGTCTGACACAAACTGGTGGAGAGCCCGCGACAAATACGG caAAGAGGGATACATACCTAGTAATTATGTTGTGGAAGCAGAAAGTGAACTAGAAAGATTTGA CTGGTATTGCAAGAATATGAACCGTAGCCAGGCAGAAAAGCTGTTAAAGACTGAG AACAAAGATGGAGGCTTCTTGGTACGGGACTCCAGCAAGGCTGGGAAATACACTGTGTCTTTGTTCAGTAAGGGTGGAGG GGAAACAGGTGGAAGCTGCAGGCATTATAACATCTGCACCACCCCACAAGGCCTGTTTTATCTTGCAGAGAAGCATAATTTCGGCACCATCCCAGAGCTCATCAACTACCACCAGCACAATTCAGCAG GTATGGTTAGCAGGCTGAAATACATTGTGTCTAACCGGACGCGGCCTCCATCAACAGCAGGGCTTGGCTATG GTGTGTGGGAGATTGACCCCCACCACCTCACCTTCATCAAAGAGCTGGGCACTGGTCAGTTCGGAGTGGTGAAGTATGGGAAGTGGCAGGGCGTGAATGACGTGGCCATTAAGATGATTAAAGAGGGCTCCATGTCTGAAGATGATTTCATCGAAGAGGCCAAAACCATGAT GAAGCTTCGCCATGAGAACCTAGTCCAGCTATATGGTGTCTGCACCAAACAAAGACCCATTTACATAGTGACTGAGTTCCTTTCAAATGGCTGCTTGCTGACGTACCTCAGGGAGGGCCTGAAGCAGCACCCAACAACCATCCAGCTGCTAGAGATGTGTAAAGACGTCTCTGAGGGCATGGCCTACCTTGAGTCACAGCAGTACATCCACAGAGATCTG GCTGCCAGGAACTGTTTAGTAGATGGCAATGGTACTGTCAAAGTGACTGACTTTGGACTGTCAAG ATATGTCTTAGACGACGAGTACACAAGCTCAGCAGGTTCCAAGTTCCCTGTTCGCTGGTCACCTCCCGAGGTCCTACTCTACTGCAAATTCAGCAGCAAGTCGGACATCTGGGCATATG GGGTTCTTATGTGGGAGGTCTATACTTTGGGCCGCCTTCCGTATGAACGCCTTAACAATACGGAAATAGTGGATCAAGTGTCGCGAGGCCTGCGCCTCTACCGCCCCCAGCTGGCCAATGAGAAGGTTTACAGCATTATGTCAAGCTGTTGGTGTGAA aaaccAGATGAGAGACCCACCTTTCAAGAGCTGTCGCTGACTGTTCAGGATCTGCTGTACGAGCTCCAGTAG
- the mars2 gene encoding methionine--tRNA ligase, mitochondrial, translating to MRSPFLFITRSCKAVHSLQRSPFLSPFSSQSSHQRIAALTHLCTDERTYYITTPIFYVNASPHLGHLYSVVIADCLHRYKLLRGFNSKFSTGTDEHGLKIQQAAEAAGKGPLTFCTDVSERFKHLFSSCNISYTDYIRTTEQRHRQVVEHFWSVLWNKGFIYKGTYEGWYSTQDESFLTPSQVGDAVDSTGKEIKISLESGHKVEWMKEENYMFRLSAFRSQLLDWLRGNPQAVQPERFYQAVLQWLQHDLPDLSVSRQRSRLQWGISVPDDPEQTIYVWLDALVNYLTVAGYPDKHDQWWNVVHHVVGKDILKFHAMYWPAFLLGAGLPLPQTIHVHSHWTVEGKKMSKSLGNVVDPLQRSQMFTTDGVRYFLLRQGVPDSDCDYTDHKVIKLLNAELADSLGGLLNRCTAPALNPAQVYPSFCPQSFPKEQGGRAVVEDYLMLDAVKNLPAVVEQHYESMHVYKALEAITSCVRQTNGFVQRHAPWKLDKKDSAEQRWLDTIIHVSLECLRIYGTVLQPIVPEISNKLLSRLGVQPGERSWAALNFLPRYQGMDCPFEGRALGSDSGVLFSRLENPNVDQQKPNKAKKATKLK from the exons ATGAGgtccccttttctttttattaccaGAAGCTGCAAGGCTGTTCACAGTCTGCAACGAAGCCCGTTTTTATCACCATTTTCATCCCAGTCCAGTCATCAGAGGATCGCTGCTCTGACCCACCTGTGCACAGACGAGAGGACTTACTACATAACCACTCCCATCTTTTATGTCAATGCTTCTCCTCATTTAGGACACCTGTATTCAGTTGTGATAGCCGACTGCCTACACAGGTATAAGCTGCTTCGGGGCTTCAACTCAAAGTTTTCAACAG GCACAGATGAACATGGCTTGAAAATCCAACAAGCCGCTGAAGCTGCAGGAAAAGGTCCCCTGACTTTCTGCACTGATGTGTCTGAGAGATTCAAACATCTCTTTAGCAGCTGCAACATTTCGTACACAGACTACATAAGAACCACTGAGCAGAGACACCGTCAGGTTGTGGAGCATTTCTGGTCAGTGCTCTGGAACAAAGGGTTCATCTACAAGGGGACTTATGAAGGCTGGTACTCCACACAGGATGAAAGCTTCCTCACGCCGTCGCAGGTGGGCGATGCTGTGGACTCAACAGGGAAGGAGATCAAGATATCGCTGGAGAGTGGACACAAG GTGGAATGGATGAAAGAGGAGAACTACATGTTCCGTCTTTCAGCGTTCCGGTCTCAGCTGCTCGACTGGCTCAGAGGAAATCCCCAGGCCGTGCAGCCTGAGCGTTTCTACCAGGCTGTTCTCCAGTGGCTGCAGCATGACCTTCCTGACCTGTCAGTGTCCCGTCAGAGAAGCCGCCTTCAGTGGGGCATCTCAGTCCCCGACGACCCTGAACAAACCATCTACGTGTGGCTAGATGCTCTGGTGAACTATCTCACAGTAGCTGGCTATCCAGATAAGCACGACCAATGGTGGAATGTGGTCCACCACGTTGTAGGAAAGGATATCTTAAAATTTCATGCCATGTACTGGCCAGCTTTTCTTCTAGGAGCTGGACTGCCGCTGCCACAGACAATACATGTCCACTCTCACTGGACAGTTGAAGGAAAGAAGATGTCTAAAAGTTTGGGAAATGTGGTAGATCCTCTTCAGCGCTCACAGATGTTCACAACTGATGGTGTGAGGTACTTTCTTCTGCGTCAAGGTGTCCCAGACTCAGACTGCGATTACACAGATCACAAAGTAATCAAGCTTCTCAACGCAGAGCTAGCTGACTCTCTGGGTGGTCTGCTTAACCGCTGCACAGCTCCAGCTCTGAACCCAGCACAGGTCTACCCTTCTTTTTGTCCTCAGTCTTTCCCGAAAGAACAGGGAGGCAGGGCTGTGGTTGAAGACTACCTCATGTTGGATGCTGTAAAAAATCTCCCTGCTGTGGTAGAGCAGCACTATGAGAGCATGCATGTATACAAAGCTCTGGAGGCTATCACCTCTTGTGTGAGGCAGACCAACGGGTTTGTTCAGCGCCACGCACCTTGGAAGCTGGACAAGAAGGACAGTGCAGAGCAGCGCTGGCTAGACACCATCATCCATGTCTCCCTTGAATGCCTGAGGATTTATGGCACAGTCCTCCAGCCAATAGTGCCAGAGATTTCTAACAAACTCCTGTCCAGACTCGGGGTGCAACCAGGCGAGAGGAGCTGGGCAGCTCTGAACTTTCTGCCAAGGTATCAGGGAATGGACTGTCCCTTTGAAGGGAGAGCGCTGGGATCTGACTCTGGAGTACTTTTTAGTCGCCTGGAAAATCCGAATGTGGATCAACAAAAACcgaacaaagcaaaaaaagcaacaaaactgaaatga
- the zgc:101583 gene encoding magnesium transporter NIPA2 isoform X2: MEVNRLDFYIGLSLAVSSSVFIGASFILKKKGLLRLASKGSMRAGQGGYAYLKEWLWWAGLISMGTGEAANFAAYAFAPATLVTPLGALSVLVSAVLSSYFLNERLNVHGKIGCLLCVLGSTVMVIHAPQEEEVSSLTSMAEKLKDPGFIVFAVCVVGSSLVLIFAVAPRFGQKNVLVYILICSVIGSLSVSCVKGLGIGIKELFAGTAVLKEPLFWSLVICLVICVSVQISYLNKALDIFNTSIVTPIYYVFFTTSVMACSAILFKEWLSMTTDEVVGTISGFLTIILGIFLLHAFKDITFSSDSLPLYLRKGPQGFPWSHQPYVALPSHDSQAEDEIKLPREGGSKAGWGTHQRAP; encoded by the exons ATGGAAGTGAACCGTTTGGACTTCTACATCGGTCTCTCTCTGGCCGTGAGCTCCAGCGTCTTCATCGGTGCCAGTTTCATCCTGAAGAAGAAAGGCCTGCTGCGATTGGCCAGCAAGGGTTCAATGCGAGCAG GTCAAGGGGGGTATGCTTACCTGAAAGAATGGCTGTGGTGGGCAGGACTGATTTCAA TGGGAACTGGAGAGGCGGCCAACTTTGCCGCATATGCATTTGCACCTGCCACACTGGTGACCCCTCTTGGAGCACTGAGTGTACTTGTGAG tgCTGTGCTCTCCTCTTACTTTCTGAACGAGAGGCTGAATGTGCATGGGAAGATTGGTTGTTTACTGTGCGTCTTGGGCTCCACAGTGATGGTTATCCATGCCCCACAGGAAGAGGAGGTTTCTTCCCTTACTTCCATGGCAGAGAAGCTTAAAGACCCAG GTTtcattgtgtttgctgtgtgcgTTGTGGGAAGCAGCCTGGTTCTTATCTTTGCTGTGGCTCCGCGATTTGGACAGAAGAATGTGCTGGTCTACATCCTGatctgctctgtgattggctccctctctgtgtcttgtgTCAAGGGCCTGGGCATTGGCATTAAGGAGCTGTTTGCTGGGACAGCAGTGCTGAAGGAACCCCTGTTCTGGTCCTTAGTCATCTGCCTGGTAATCTGTGTCAGCGTTCAAATCAGTTACCTGAACAAAGCCCTCGACATCTTTAACACCTCCATAGTCACCCCCATCTACTACGTCTTCTTCACTACATCTGTCATGGCCTGCTCAGCTATCCTGTTTAAAGAATGGTTGAGTATGACCACAGACGAAGTAGTGGGAACGATTAGCGGGTTCCTCACCATCATTTTAGGTATCTTCCTTCTCCATGCCTTCAAGGACATCACATTTAGCTCAGATTCTCTCCCACTGTACCTGAGGAAGGGTCCTCAGGGCTTTCCATGGAGCCACCAACCTTATGTGGCTCTTCCCAGTCATGACAGCCAAGCAGAAGATGAGATCAAGCTGCCAAGGGAAGGAGGCTCCAAAGCAGGGTGGGGTACACACCAGAGAGCTCCTTAA